One part of the Lotus japonicus ecotype B-129 chromosome 2, LjGifu_v1.2 genome encodes these proteins:
- the LOC130737119 gene encoding F-box/FBD/LRR-repeat protein At3g14710-like, which yields MGPLAPNLLRKELSDHFSSRSQEQDSHPRPPHHHLPPSPPTPRTTIDDSFQIVLRNLDHRRDAAFSSLTEDSHDSPVDGEALAINMESRKRRKSNKGQDMISNLPDFIIGRILSLLPTKDAVRTSVLSKNWTYKWTFITDLHFEDKGRYSNRIVRRSLFLSFVHRVLLYLNSSSIQSFSLTISEKYEPCHVDHWISAVVSRRVKKLCIYSKKEQAFSSHSLMKYKSLEELVLNVYHCEIGFPTFALFSSLTVLNLSGIQFSDISSNKSGKVHLNFPVLRTYKTNNCSWSSSLNTYCFC from the exons ATGGGTCCACTAGCGCCAAACCTTCTCAGGAAGGAGCTCTCCGACCACTTCTCCTCCCGCTCTCAAGAACAAGATTCTCACCCTCGACCACCACACCACCACCTCCCTCCATCTCCTCCAACGCCGCGAACCACCATCGACGACAGCTTCCAGATCGTGCTTCGCAACCTCGACCACCGCCGCGACGCCGCTTTCTCCTCCCTCACCGAGGATTCTCACGATTCCCCTGTCGACGGTGAG GCACTTGCTATCAACATGGAATCCCGCAAGAGGCGTAAATCCAATAAGGGTCAAGACATGATAAGTAACCTCCCTGACTTCATTATTGGTCGCATTCTTTCTTTGCTTCCTACAAAAGATGCAGTCCGTACAAGTGTTTTATCCAAGAATTGGACATACAAATGGACATTCATCACTGATCTACACTTTGAAGATAAAGGGCGCTATTCTAACAGGATAGTAAGgagaagtttatttttgagCTTTGTGCACAGAGTACTACTTTATCTGAATAGCTCAAGCATCCAGAGTTTCTCACTTACTATATCAGAGAAGTATGAACCTTGCCATGTGGATCATTGGATATCTGCTGTTGTAAGCCGGAGAGTCAAAAAGCTTTGCATCTATTCAAAGAAGGAACAAGCCTTTTCCTCTCATTCCCTTATGAAATACAAGTCCTTAGAGGAACTGGTGCTAAATGTGTATCATTGTGAGATTGGTTTTCCCACATTTGCTCTTTTCTCATCCCTTACAGTCCTGAATTTGTCTGGAATCCAGTTTAGTGATATCTCTTCTAACAAATCTGGAAAGGTTCACCTTAATTTCCCAGTTCTGAGAACCTATAAGACAAATAATTGTTCATGGTCATCAAGTCTAAA CACATATTGCTTCTGCTGA
- the LOC130735769 gene encoding F-box/FBD/LRR-repeat protein At3g14710-like, protein MESPNSKRHKSSEDQDMISNLPDFISGRILSLLPTKDAVRTSVLSKSWTYKWTFITNLHFEDHTGPYYCTKIRKDLFVSFVNRVLLRLNSSSIQSFSLAISDEYEPLHVDQWISAVVSRKLKKLCVNSKFQLQTLSSHSLMKYKSLEELVLNVLQCEIDVPTFALFSSLTVLNLSGVQFSVITSNKSGNVHLNFPVLRTYTTSNCTWSSNVKCVTLQAPLLQMVSIHDYSYPTNIPYPTIKCCAPRLTELSYDGYPFPDLIMFDLSAAYNIASADICIGFYKKESLQKIMALSIKILKQFPNVKRLRFQKWLSPVLLAKGSLTDLPSFEKLSFLQLGGDVTCEILMALLLKTPYLKTLIFQDLLQSDQELLNYDPVPGCFLNTLQVVEFRWFDGSEHQLNFAKFAMENAVALKRMTLFSNWKLHGSKLEEVKEMLSSFKKKCSSFMSLEFSSAP, encoded by the exons ATGGAATCCCCCAACTCCAAGAGGCACAAATCCAGTGAGGATCAGGACATGATAAGTAACCTCCCTGACTTCATTAGTGGTcgcattctttctcttcttcctacAAAAGATGCAGTCCGTACAAGTGTTTTATCCAAGAGTTGGACATACAAATGGACATTCATCACCAATCTGCACTTTGAAGATCATACAGGGCCCTATTATTGCACAAAAATAAGGAAAGATTTATTTGTGAGCTTTGTGAACAGGGTACTACTTCGTCTGAATAGTTCAAGCATCCAAAGTTTTTCACTTGCTATATCAGACGAGtatgaacctctccatgtggATCAGTGGATATCTGCTGTTGTAAGCCGGAAACTCAAAAAGCTTTGTGTCAACTCAAAGTTTCAACTACAAACCCTTTCCTCTCATTCCCTTATGAAATACAAGTCCTTAGAGGAACTGGTGCTAAATGTGCTTCAGTGTGAGATTGATGTTCCCACCTTTGCTCTTTTTTCATCCCTTACAGTCCTGAATTTGTCTGGAGTCCAGTTTAGTGTTATCACTTCTAACAAATCTGGAAATGTTCACCTTAATTTCCCAGTTCTGAGAACCTATACGACAAGTAATTGTACATGGTCATCAAACGTAAAGTGTGTAACCTTACAAGCACCTCTGCTTCAAATGGTTTCTATACATGACTATAGCTATCCAACTAATATTCCATATCCTACCATAAAGTGTTGTGCTCCGCGTCTTACAGAATTGTCTTATGATGGTTATCCATTCCCAGACCTCATTATGTTTGATCTATCTGCAGCATATAATATTGCTTCTGCTGATATTTGTATTGGTTTTTACAAGAAAGAAAGTTTGCAAAAAATTATGGCTCTTTCTATCAAGATTCTGAAGCAATTTCCAAATGTGAAACGTTTGAGGTTCCAAAAGTGGTTGAGTCCG GTGTTGCTAGCAAAAGGTTCATTGACAGATCTTCCTTCATTCGAAAAGTTAAGTTTTCTGCAGCTAGGAGGAGATGTTACTTGTGAAATTCTTATGGCTTTGCTTCTAAAAACACCATATTTAAAGACTCTTATTTTTCAG GATCTACTCCAGTCTGACCAAGAACTGTTGAATTATGACCCTGTGCCTGGTTGTTTTTTAAATACTCTTCAAGTTGTAGAGTTTAGGTGGTTTGATGGTTCTGAGCATCAGTTAAATTTTGCAAAGTTTGCAATGGAAAATGCTGTTGCCTTGAAGAGGATGACTCTCTTCTCCAACTGGAAGCTACATGGCTCAAAATTGGAAGAAGTAAAAGAGATGTTGTCCTCATTTAAGAAGAAATGTAGTAGTTTTATGAGTTTGGAATTTTCTTCAGCGCCATGA
- the LOC130737120 gene encoding F-box/FBD/LRR-repeat protein At3g14710-like, with the protein METPNSKRQKHNKGQDMISNLPDFIIGHILSFLPTKDAVRTSVLSKSWTYRWTFITDLHFEDTGRYSNRIVRRNLFLSFVYRVLLYLNSSSIQSFSLTISEKYEPCHLDQWISVVVSRGVKKLCVNSENKLTLSSHSIMKYKSLEQLVLCVVGCEIKVPTTACLSSLTVLNLSGIEFFGGTSNNSGKLHLDFPVLRTYKTTDCTWSPRIKCVTLKAPLLEVVSIKDVRHRLPPSNESHTAMNFCASSLTKFTYKGCLSPDTIVFDLSAAHIASAYIDIEHYIYAVENLQEMNALCSKLLKQFQNAKCLKFQRSYHGKELVLPLAKDLLADLPTFEMLSHMELGKITGENLLALLLKTPYLKTLVIPFGSLEGYENQHQLGFAKFVMENAVALKRMSFIADPKLSETSLEEVKEKLYTFKKCCSCMILEFLNSS; encoded by the exons ATGGAAACCCCCAACTCCAAGAGGCAGAAACATAATAAGGGTCAAGACATGATAAGTAACCTCCCTGACTTCATTATTGGTCacattctttcttttcttcctaccAAAGATGCAGTCCGTACGAGTGTTTTATCCAAGAGTTGGACATATCGCTGGACATTCATCACTGATCTACACTTTGAAGATACAGGGCGCTATTCTAACAGGATAGTAAGGAGAAATTTATTTTTGAGCTTTGTGTACAGAGTACTACTTTATCTGAATAGCTCAAGCATCCAGAGTTTCTCACTTACTATTTCAGAGAAGTATGAACCTTGCCATTTGGATCAGTGGATATCTGTTGTTGTAAGCCGGGGAGTCAAAAAGCTTTGTGtcaattcagaaaataaactAACCCTTTCCTCTCATTCCATTATGAAATACAAGTCCTTAGAGCAACTGGTACTATGTGTGGTTGGTTGTGAGATTAAAGTTCCCACCACTGCTTGTCTTTCATCCCTCACAGTCCTAAATTTATCTGGAATTGAGTTTTTTGGTGGAACTTCTAATAACTCTGGAAAGCTTCACCTTGATTTCCCAGTTCTGAGAACTTATAAGACAACAGATTGCACTTGGTCACCAAGAATAAAATGTGTTACATTAAAAGCACCTCTGCTTGAAGTGGTTTCCATAAAGGATGTCCGACATCGTCTGCCTCCATCTAATGAATCACACACTGCCATGAATTTTTGTGCTTCGAGTCTTACAAAATTCACTTATAAAGGTTGTCTATCACCGGACACCATTGTGTTTGATTTATCTGCAGCACATATTGCTTCTGCTTATATTGATATTGAACACTACATATATGCGGTGGAAAATTTGCAAGAAATGAATGCTCTTTGTAGTAAGCTTCTGAAGCAATTTCAAAATGCCAAATGTTTGAAGTTTCAGCGATCGTATCATGGAAAAGAATTG GTTCTGCCACTAGCAAAAGATTTATTGGCAGATCTTCCTACATTTGAAATGTTAAGTCATATGGAGCTAGGAAAGATTACTGGTGAAAATCTTTTGGCATTACTTCTAAAAACACCATATTTGAAGACTCTTGTTATTCCG tttgggAGTCTTGAAGGTTATGAGAATCAGCATCAGTTAGGTTTTGCTAAATTTGTGATGGAAAATGCTGTTGCCTTAAAGAGGATGAGTTTCATCGCTGACCCAAAGCTTTCCGAAACAAGTTTGGAAGAAGTTAAAGAGAAACTGTACACATTTAAGAAATGTTGTAGCTGTATGATTTTGGAATTTTTGAACTCAAGTTAA
- the LOC130740197 gene encoding uncharacterized protein LOC130740197: protein MALSSKILKQFQNVECLQFHKWSDEVMLAKDSLVDLPGFEMLAHLELGKVTGEILVALLLRTPYLKTLVFDELLRLDEEPLNYDGVPDCFLTTLQVVKFGYLDGSEYQLSFAKFVIENAVALKMMSFRPSWELRNSNLEEVKEKLYSFKKCCSFLSLEFS from the exons ATGGCTCTGTCTAGCAAGATTCTGAAGCAATTTCAAAATGTGGAATGTTTGCAGTTTCATAAGTGGTCGGACGAG GTGATGCTAGCAAAAGATTCATTGGTGGATCTTCCTGGGTTTGAAATGTTAGCTCATCTTGAGCTTGGAAAAGTTACTGGGGAAATTCTTGTGGCATTACTTCTAAGAACACCATATCTGAAGACTCTTGTTTTTGAT GAACTACTCCGACTTGATGAAGAACCGTTGAATTATGATGGTGTACCAGACTGTTTTTTAACTACTCttcaagtggtaaagtttgggTATCTTGATGGTTCTGAGTATCAGTTAAGTTTTGCTAAATTTGTGATCGAAAATGCTGTTGCCTTGAAGATGATGAGTTTCAGACCTTCCTGGGAGCTTCGCAACTCAAATTTGGAAGAGGTAAAAGAGAAGCTGTACTCATTTAAGAAATGTTGTAGTTTTTTGAGTTTGGAATTTTCTTAG
- the LOC130740198 gene encoding 26S proteasome non-ATPase regulatory subunit 13 homolog A, translating into MAALQYLDSLRSAHPELDDWYNSLADLYQKKLWHQLTLKLEQFLAHAVFQAGDALIQLYHNFITDFETKINLLKLAHFAVMVSRQYSEKEAAVGYLDGIIEKLQATKEQRIEEPILYIKMQIAIFKLEQGDQKECKKLLEDGKSTLDSMTDIDPTVYASYYWVSSQFHKSRQEFAEFYKSALLYLAYTAVESLSDSFKLDLAFDLSLSALLGDNIYNFGELLAHPIIKSLLGTKVEWLYYILQAFNSGDLVRYQELCRVHNAALRAQPALVQNEQRLLEKINILCLMEIIFSRPSEDRTIPLAVIAERTKLSIEDVEHLLMKSLSVHLIEGIIDQVEGTVHVSWVQPRVLGIQQIKSLRDRLDSWTGKVHTALLSIEAETPDLIGS; encoded by the exons ATGGCTGCTCTGCAATACTTGGATTCGCTTCGCAGCGCGCACCCGGAGCTTGACGATTGGTACAATTCTCTTGCGGATCTGTACCAGAAGAAGCTCTGGCATCAGCTCACTCTCAAGCTCGAGCAGTTTCTCGCTCATGCTGTTTTCCAG GCTGGCGATGCTTTGATTCAGCTGTACCACAATTTCATCACAGACTTTGAGACTAAAATCAACCTTCTCAAGCTTGCACATTTTGCTGTGATGGTTTCTCGGCAGTATTCTGAGAAAGAAGCTGCCGTTGGTTATCTTGATGGGATCATTGAGAAACTGCAAGCCACTAAAGAACAGCGCATAGAAGAACCTATTCTATACATTAAGATGCAAATAGCCATATTTAAGCTTGAGCAAGGTGATCAAAAGGAATGCAAGAAGCTTCTGGAAGATGGAAAGAGTACACTAGACAGCATGACAGATATCGATCCAACTGTGTATGCTAGCTATTACTGGGTATCTTCTCAGTTTCATAAATCCCGCCAGGAATTTGCTGAGTTCTACAAAAGTGCTCTTCTCTATTTGGCATACACAGCAGTGGAATCTCTCTCCGATTCATTCAAGCTG GATTTGGCTTTTGATTTGTCCCTTTCTGCTCTGCTGGGGGATAACATCTACAACTTTGGAGAGCTACTTGCCCATCCAATA ATTAAGAGCCTTCTGGGGACAAAGGTGGAGTGGCTGTACTATATTTTGCAGGCATTCAATTCTGGTGATTTGGTTCGATATCAAGAACTATGTCGGGTTCATAATGCTGCTTTAAGGGCTCAACCAGCACTAGTTCAAAATGAACAGAGGTTATTGGAAAAGATCAACATTCTCTGCCTGATGGAGATTATATTCAG TCGGCCTTCGGAAGATCGAACTATTCCCCTGGCTGTAATTGCAGAGCGTACAAAACTTTCTATAGAGGATGTGGAGCATCTTCTTATGAAGAGCCTATCT GTTCATCTAATTGAGGGTATAATTGATCAAGTTGAAGGCACAGTGCATGTTTCCTGGGTGCAGCCAAGAGTTTTGGGCATTCAACAGATCAAATCCTTACGTGATCGACTGGACAGTTGGACAGGAAAAGTACACACCGCATTGTTGTCCATCGAGGCGGAAACACCTGATCTAATTGGATCATGA